In the genome of Paenibacillus pabuli, the window AAATGGAATTGATCATGAGTTAAAAACCGGCCAGGCGATTCTAATCAACAAGGGAATTCTTCATGTCACGACACAGCTAAGTCATGATGGCGAATATGTGAGTTTTAACTTTCCAGAAAAGCTGCTCGCTTTCCACTCGGACAGTGCAATGGAAGAGAAGTATGTGCTGCCATACACCCGTTCTTCTTTTGTTTCTATCGTTATTTCAGAGAACGTCGAGTGGGAAAATCAAGTATTGGACATGCTTTGGAACATGAAACGAGTATTTAATAGAAGCAAGAGCTGGGGATGGGAATATGAGATTTCGATCAAGACCGTACAGCTTTGGTTCATCCTAATATCCAACCTTTCGCTACCGCAAGAGGAAGCACCAAAACACGCAAAACGGCAGCAGGAAAGATTGCAGCTTATGCTAAGCTTTATCCATCAGAACTACTCGAGTCCTATCACGCTACGTGAGATTGCCGATACTGCGCATTTGAGCATTTCGGAATGTTTACGAAGTTTTAAAAAGACAGTTCATATGACGCCATATGAGTACCTCATAAAATATCGAATTAAAAAAAGCTGCGAACTACTGGTATCCTCGGAGAATACGATTACCGAGATCGCTCGCAATGTGGGCTTCAATCATGTGAATCACTTCATACAAACCTTTAAAAAAGACCAAGGAAAGACACCTAAAGGTTTTAGGGAATTCAGAAGCGGACTGGAGAAATCAAAATAAACACGTCTTGAAGCGCTTCTGGATGCTTATATAAAAAAAAAAATGAACCCGCTAAGAGCGGGTCCCAACAGCATATCTATTTATCAAAAAGGGGGTCATGAGATAAGTTTACCCGCTGTCTGTTAGAGTTCAATTGCAGCTATATTTCAATTGTGTAACAAATGATTGAAGTTCGTTTCAAACCTCTGCTGTTTCATTAAATCGATCTATTTTTAACTAATTGAAAGACGCTCGTGGAAATATGCAATATGCTCTATTCTATGTTACTCGTGCTTGTCGGATACCAGCGGTTGCAGGCAATTTTCCAAATGAAAACGGACATGCTGTTCACGATACAAACTATACACCTTAACATCCAGCATGGTATCCGGCGTCTCTCCATCCTCATGACTCAATACAAACGAAGGCAGGGTTCGTTCATAACTCATGCCACTTTTACAAAGTACCCGTTCGGATGATACATTCGCCTCGTAACAGCGGGCTTCCACTTTGTACAACTGAAGCTCGTCAAAACCGAACTCCAGCAAACGCCGCACTGCTTCAGTCGCGACCCCCTTACCCCAGCAGGACCTGTTTAGAATATATCCGATCTGTGCGGTACCGTTCTGGTCGTTCCAATGCTGGAATGAAGTGATGCCGATGATCTGTTCGCTGCCTTTCCAGCAGATGCCGTAATGCAGTGAATCCAGCTTGGCACTGCTGCTGCGGATCTGATTCAATAATCGCCGAGCCCGGATTGGTGTGGGCTGACTTCCCCTGTTCACATAACGGATTACCTGCGGGTCGGAAAACAGCTCCGATAGCGTGCTGTAATCACTCTGACGTAATGATCGAAGAACAAGGCGCTCTGTGCATAAAGCAGGCAATCCTTGGCCCAGCATTTTTCGGGTCAGCATGACAATCGCTCCTTTTGCCTAACGGGTTCGAGTCCGGTAAGACAAGCATGCTTCCAGGATGATCCGGCGCAAATAGAATACATGGATTAACGATAAAGCATCAATATACTCAACAACACTACAATCAGTAGCATTAGTTCGAACATTAGTATGCCAATTCATTACAGGGGTTTATTCCTATGTTGACTAATCCGTTTGCAGCCCTCGATAAACGCCTGTACGGAGCTCTCGGATATAAAAATCAAGCGAAGGTACCTGGGCCCGCTGTGCAGCCTGTACTTCCTGTTCAATATCATACGGTACTCTTACAAATTGAAGGTTGAACGGTGAATTCCGATTGCTGCTGTTCTCTCCTTCAAGAATACAGTAAGAAGCCTGGGTAAAATCAAGCGGGTTGCCCACACTGCCTGCATTGAACAACATTTTCCCATTCAGAAATTGCAAGTATGCATTGTGTACATCTCCATATCCCACGACATCCGCCACACCAAGCTCAGGTTCATCTGTCGGAGCATCGAACATCGCTAACCTCTTCTCGATCTCATCCCATGGCTGTACGCGGTGATATACACTTTGGGGAGAGGCATGCACCAAGCGGATCGTACGACCACTCAGCTCTAATTGGTGGCTAAACGGCAAGCTCTCCAGATATGCCAATCGCTCCTGACCCAGCCGCTTCGCTTGCCAAGTAAAATTCTCATTGTCCTGATTAACCGCAACCAGCTCATCCCAGTTGCCACGGATAACCTGCTCACATGTCTCTCTCACCCGATCAACAACCTGTACCGGATCAGG includes:
- a CDS encoding AraC family transcriptional regulator gives rise to the protein MPKPLHETIAFPDRSFPYIMYTHTLYTSVPEGRGFNDLHWHEELQITLVTKGTLVIQVNGIDHELKTGQAILINKGILHVTTQLSHDGEYVSFNFPEKLLAFHSDSAMEEKYVLPYTRSSFVSIVISENVEWENQVLDMLWNMKRVFNRSKSWGWEYEISIKTVQLWFILISNLSLPQEEAPKHAKRQQERLQLMLSFIHQNYSSPITLREIADTAHLSISECLRSFKKTVHMTPYEYLIKYRIKKSCELLVSSENTITEIARNVGFNHVNHFIQTFKKDQGKTPKGFREFRSGLEKSK
- a CDS encoding GNAT family N-acetyltransferase; translated protein: MLTRKMLGQGLPALCTERLVLRSLRQSDYSTLSELFSDPQVIRYVNRGSQPTPIRARRLLNQIRSSSAKLDSLHYGICWKGSEQIIGITSFQHWNDQNGTAQIGYILNRSCWGKGVATEAVRRLLEFGFDELQLYKVEARCYEANVSSERVLCKSGMSYERTLPSFVLSHEDGETPDTMLDVKVYSLYREQHVRFHLENCLQPLVSDKHE
- a CDS encoding metallophosphoesterase family protein, which gives rise to MERIAIVSDIHGNMTAWEAVLNDIRSRGLERIFCLGDLVGKGPDPVQVVDRVRETCEQVIRGNWDELVAVNQDNENFTWQAKRLGQERLAYLESLPFSHQLELSGRTIRLVHASPQSVYHRVQPWDEIEKRLAMFDAPTDEPELGVADVVGYGDVHNAYLQFLNGKMLFNAGSVGNPLDFTQASYCILEGENSSNRNSPFNLQFVRVPYDIEQEVQAAQRAQVPSLDFYIRELRTGVYRGLQTD